A window of Cryptomeria japonica chromosome 3, Sugi_1.0, whole genome shotgun sequence contains these coding sequences:
- the LOC131874384 gene encoding uncharacterized protein LOC131874384: MCLKKPRRKRKDPKTIHVLGQLADIMLGKVTNPKYYDPGSPMVEITINGVLVKKSFIDLGAAINIMTKSLIQNLNIITLRHTPIVLQLADSSTVTLEGVVEDLIVTLDSWEYPTNFMTISPKDTLGGYPVILRRPWLATADDYIKCRSRDMTISNRNSTKKLVLFPPAKPNEENDIAE; this comes from the coding sequence ATGTGTCTCAAGAAaccaagaaggaaaagaaaagacCCAAAAACTATCCATGTTCTGGGTCAATTGGCCGATATTATGTTGGGTAAAGTCACCAATCCTAAGTATTATGATCCTGGTAGTCCAATGgtagaaataaccattaatggAGTTTTGGTAAAAAAATCTTTTATAGATTTGGGAGCTGCTATAAATATTATGACCAAGAGCCTAATACAAAACTTGAATATTATAACTCTAAGGCACACACCTATTGTGTTGCAACTGGCTGACAgttcaacagttaccctagagggAGTTGTTGAAGACCTTATTGTCACTTTGGATTCTTGGGAGTATCCAACAAACTTTATGACTATATCCCCCAAAGACACTCTAGGAGGATATCCTGTTATATTGAGAAGACCATGGCTAGCTACTGCAGATGATTACATAAAGTGCAGGTCTAGAGATATGACAATCTCCAATCGTAATTCCACTAAGAAACTTGTTCTCTTTCCACCTGCCAAGCCTAATGAAGAAAATGATATTGCAGAATGA